One segment of Alistipes sp. ZOR0009 DNA contains the following:
- a CDS encoding TolC family protein has product MNLRKTSFSITAICSLLFISPCSFSQTERTLTLAEAYKLAIANSKLLKLSQAEVETAQTATKVVRTALSPSLEASLSASYIGNGTLMNRNFTNPQAISMPHFGNSFGMEASQVIFTGKAISSSIEKAKLEEKVAKLNYDRNELDICFLVTGYYLDLYKLKNQRKVFIKNVEQTEHLLQQVKSKEAQGMVLGNDITRHELQMQNLKLSLLEIENNRKIINNQLVATLGLPDNIQIEPDSSILEMDLSTVIKDNLLQQAAANLPELKAAAINKDIATKELQIAKSDYYPKVALAAANSFNGPILIEVPTINRNFNYWYVGIGIRYNLASLYKANRKVQLATSKQHLAAAAESIAQEQAQVSIYRAYTKFKESFEKLATYKTSSQLANENYRIVNNRYLSELVLITEMLDASNTKLNAELQVVNAKLDVIYCYYWLQREIGSKGDK; this is encoded by the coding sequence ATGAATTTACGGAAAACAAGTTTTTCTATTACAGCTATTTGCTCCTTACTTTTCATTTCTCCTTGCAGTTTTTCTCAAACAGAAAGAACGCTAACCCTTGCAGAGGCTTATAAGTTGGCCATTGCGAATAGCAAACTGCTAAAACTTTCGCAGGCAGAAGTAGAAACAGCACAAACAGCCACAAAAGTGGTACGTACGGCACTATCTCCCTCTTTAGAAGCCTCTCTTTCGGCTTCGTATATTGGAAATGGAACGCTGATGAATCGAAACTTTACCAACCCGCAAGCCATTTCTATGCCTCATTTCGGAAATAGCTTTGGGATGGAGGCTTCTCAGGTAATCTTTACAGGCAAAGCGATTTCTTCGAGCATAGAAAAAGCAAAGCTCGAAGAAAAAGTTGCCAAGCTTAACTACGACCGTAATGAGCTAGACATCTGCTTTCTGGTTACAGGATACTATTTAGACCTATACAAGTTAAAAAATCAACGTAAAGTCTTTATAAAGAACGTAGAGCAAACAGAGCACCTACTACAACAGGTAAAATCTAAAGAGGCTCAAGGCATGGTTTTAGGCAACGACATAACCCGCCACGAGCTACAGATGCAGAACCTAAAGCTGTCTCTGCTAGAAATAGAAAACAACCGTAAAATCATAAATAACCAGCTAGTAGCCACCCTTGGATTACCAGATAACATCCAAATCGAGCCCGACTCTTCGATTCTCGAAATGGATTTAAGCACAGTAATAAAAGATAACCTACTACAACAAGCCGCGGCCAACTTACCCGAGCTAAAAGCTGCAGCCATTAATAAAGACATTGCTACAAAAGAGCTGCAAATTGCCAAGTCGGATTACTACCCCAAAGTTGCATTAGCTGCAGCTAACAGCTTTAATGGGCCCATACTTATCGAAGTGCCCACAATAAACCGCAACTTTAACTACTGGTACGTTGGCATAGGAATAAGATACAACCTTGCATCGCTCTACAAAGCCAACCGGAAAGTACAGCTGGCAACCAGCAAGCAGCACCTAGCCGCCGCTGCCGAATCCATCGCACAGGAACAAGCGCAAGTATCAATCTACCGAGCATATACCAAGTTCAAAGAGTCGTTCGAAAAGCTCGCAACCTATAAAACCAGCAGCCAGCTAGCCAACGAAAACTACCGAATAGTAAATAACCGCTATCTAAGCGAGCTGGTTCTTATTACCGAAATGCTCGATGCAAGCAATACGAAACTCAATGCCGAGCTACAGGTAGTAAATGCCAAGCTCGATGTAATTTATTGCTACTACTGGCTACAGCGCGAGATTGGAAGCAAGGGAGATAAATAG
- a CDS encoding helix-turn-helix domain-containing protein: MGYFCIQIENRLRMQQRTPDIFIAESMSIDDVFDISLAHPSLPIAFSPSKMGGCLVGLCLEGSADIEIDMLSYRIAPNDIIVVFPGQILSCNEKSDDFSLAYFSFSNLLVDEILYRFPTAFIGFLRENVTYTLPESEKEAMLAEYFVIMHRKFFDTTNVCRSEIIFNLLHNFYLDLYSKVIVGKPIHSRLRKRKKELQEEFFRLIKVHNTIREVAFYADKLCITPKYLSIVIKESTGKSAKELIDKLAITELKLRLKTKSTPLKEIAAQLGYPCEAFLCKYFKKHTGITPSYFRNASR, translated from the coding sequence ATGGGCTATTTTTGCATACAAATTGAGAATAGACTACGTATGCAGCAGCGAACTCCAGATATCTTTATTGCCGAGTCGATGAGTATCGACGATGTGTTTGATATTTCACTTGCACATCCTAGCTTACCCATTGCTTTTTCACCTAGTAAAATGGGCGGATGCTTGGTAGGTCTTTGTTTGGAAGGGAGTGCAGATATAGAGATAGACATGCTCTCGTATCGCATTGCTCCTAACGATATTATTGTTGTGTTTCCGGGACAGATATTGTCATGTAACGAAAAATCTGACGACTTTTCGTTGGCCTACTTCTCGTTCTCGAACCTGCTTGTTGACGAAATACTATACCGATTTCCTACCGCATTTATTGGTTTTTTGAGGGAGAATGTAACGTATACCCTTCCAGAAAGCGAGAAAGAGGCGATGCTTGCGGAATATTTCGTCATAATGCACCGTAAGTTTTTTGATACTACCAATGTTTGTCGCAGCGAAATTATATTCAATCTGCTGCACAACTTTTATCTCGACTTATATAGTAAGGTGATTGTAGGTAAGCCAATTCATTCTAGGTTACGAAAAAGGAAGAAAGAGCTGCAGGAAGAATTCTTTCGCCTAATTAAAGTGCACAATACCATCAGGGAGGTTGCTTTTTATGCCGATAAGCTATGTATAACTCCCAAATACCTATCTATTGTCATAAAAGAAAGTACCGGAAAATCGGCAAAGGAGCTTATAGACAAGCTTGCAATAACGGAGCTAAAGCTTCGATTAAAAACAAAATCAACTCCCCTAAAGGAGATTGCAGCACAGCTAGGCTATCCTTGCGAAGCCTTTTTGTGTAAGTATTTCAAGAAACATACGGGCATAACTCCCTCTTACTTCCGTAACGCTAGCCGATAG
- a CDS encoding nuclear transport factor 2 family protein, translating to MKVGVNSAGIVGLMLFLFGCGQLAKTSTVKQNSDSASQNQIGAMLDSFNVAAAKADYDRYFSFFADDAIFIGTDATEHWDKQRYMLWAKPYFDKKRTWSFTSIQRHIYMGKAGDIAWFDELLNTQMKICRGSGVVVRQGGIWKVQQYVLSMTVPNSQTKKVVEQKAVEEDAIIKELISR from the coding sequence ATGAAGGTAGGAGTAAATAGTGCTGGAATAGTTGGCCTTATGCTATTCCTTTTTGGCTGCGGACAGCTGGCAAAAACATCAACGGTAAAGCAGAATAGCGATTCTGCTAGCCAAAATCAGATAGGGGCAATGCTCGACTCCTTTAATGTGGCAGCAGCAAAGGCCGATTATGATCGTTACTTCAGCTTTTTTGCCGACGACGCGATATTTATTGGTACAGATGCCACCGAGCATTGGGATAAGCAACGCTACATGCTTTGGGCTAAACCTTACTTTGATAAAAAGAGAACTTGGAGCTTCACTTCCATTCAACGTCATATATATATGGGTAAAGCTGGCGATATTGCTTGGTTTGACGAGCTGCTAAATACCCAAATGAAGATATGTCGAGGTTCTGGTGTTGTTGTACGACAAGGTGGTATATGGAAAGTACAGCAGTATGTGTTGTCGATGACAGTTCCCAACAGCCAAACAAAAAAAGTAGTTGAGCAGAAGGCGGTTGAAGAGGATGCAATAATAAAAGAACTAATCAGTAGGTAA